AATGGTCAGAATCTTCTGAGTCCATTGTAGAAAACAAGATCCAGCTACACTCACCGAGAGCGTCAGAAGCAACATTAcgtagagaaaaatataaagagaataaataCGTACATAGGATGGGACTATAAATTTCATGATAATTCTGTGTCGAAACATTGAGtcgttgaaattgaaattgcatgTATCGCATATTCcacatttttcgataattatacgatatattgaccaatatcaaaaaaacaaGTTTCGGTTCAAGTGTAGTTTCGAATCGGTTtcgaaagaataaaacaaagatattGATTCGACTGAGGtattgaagaaaaagtaatttttgcatttaatacTAACCATCGTCCGAGACATCGCTCGAAAGCGGTTTCCGTTGCTGATTGGTCGGCGAAAGTGACGATTGAGAAATTTCATGCGTTTCGTGCAGAGAGTCTAAGCTACCGTAACGAATAGACGATAGCGTTGAACCTTCCAATATTtgctacaaaatatttaaaaaattagaaaatacgtCACGAATTGAAAGCGAAACGTATTTACGAACGATTCGAGGTATGCGAGAATTCCATAGtcgatcaaattaaaataacagtttcgaaattctttggAATTCCAATAATCTCGAATTACATAATCTCGAAAGCATTGATCTTCAATCACGAGACGATTCAATTTGCTTCGATACTTTGCACTCCTCGCATGCCTTTACgaatcgtgttttttttttttttttgcttttagtCACGATAAGATGAACGATAACGTGTAAACTTACTTCGGTGtctgttttcaattttttaatagtactATCAGAGATGTTTTCTTGAGGTAAAATCGTAGTAGATTCGTTTGCGAGTAGCGACACTCGTCTAACGGACGTAGGTTGTTGTTGTACGGCTATCGAAAGATGTGGCACTCGACCGGTCGATCGAGAGCCGATATCAAGATAAGATTTATCGTTGAAGTTGGAAAGTCTTGTTGCGGATGAAAGATAAGCAGTAGGTGTCATTACAGTACTGTCAACTATACTATCGAGCAAATCATcgttttccatttcatttttagCCAATTGCCATTCCGTCTCGATTCTCCGGCgctcttcttctctcctttcaGCTTCTCGCCTCTGTCGATTTTGATCTCTCTGCAACATTGCTTTTGTTTCCTGTTCGAATCTTCGTATACGTTCCTGAGTAGTTGCGCTCAAACCAGCGTACGTTCTTATCGTGATCTCGTCGTTGCTTTGCTTGGTATCATTCGAGGCACTCGAAAGTGTCGAACTTGCGTCGAAGCAGCTCAGGCCAGTCTCGCTAGAGAGTCGGGACGACTCCGAAGTCGACGAGACGGTCGAGCGATGGATCGGTGATTGCATCGATGGAACCGACTCTATCgtacgatttaaatatttgttcgaCTTTTCGGAAGGAACGACATTATCGTGATTGTTTAACATATCACGGTTGGTAATGGCGCAATCGGCTATTATATCGTCGGTGCTAGCATGTGCGATACCATCGAGCGTCGGTGATCGATCATCGGATCGATCAGTGGAACGATCGATGGAACGATtcgattgattttgattttcgtGCATCAAAACGATCTCACTGACCGAACATTGCCTCTCGTTCAATGCCATACTTCGTCGGTTTTGTAGATTTTCCGTATCTTGTTTCATCCTCGGctttatatgaaatagaaaacaGTTGCAACAATTTAACCAATATTATCACTTTAAAcgagattatataataaaatataaattatctatacaGTAAATATATCACATCTCTCGAATCGAAACAAACCTTATCGACTTCGTGAGTTTCGTTATCCGTCTCATCTtgacattttcttcttctttgtatttttcgaTTAGCAGCGGATATGATGGATGACACGATGTCTTTGGCGGATGCCATTTCGCGTActcctattttatttaaatcaaaatgaaatttaattatttcaatttgaaacgaTAATAATGGATAATAACAGAACACATGCATAGACGTACCTTCGactttttgaatattgttCAACAAGAGATTATGATTATTACTGGAAGTTGTTGTCTCGATCTCACTAGTGTCTGCTGGAAGACTAAGATTAACGCTCAATCTACTTAAATCATCCAAATCATCGTCCGAAAAGAACCAATCGacctgaaataaaataatcctaTTCAACATTTCTGTTTTCGCaaacaatcattttttattcgcgcaaataaaattattaaattgcatcTACGTACATTGTTTAATAAGCTCTCGACGATCCGACATTGATGCGACATATCGGTAACCATAGTAACCATATTGTCCCGAGAACCACTTGCTCTAACCAAAGTAGGGCCGAATACAATGGCTAAATTCTTTGCTTCCATTTTATTAACCTCGCTATGTTCAACTATTCTTTTCAgatgaaacattaaatatttaagagttGCGAAATGATGTTCTGGAAGATCTCTCAGCAACTTTCTTATAGTTGTCATTCTCCTCTGGGGATCTTCGACTTTATCAGCATCGATAAACATAGGATATAATTCTGCAGTAAGCAACGAATCCGGGAGTTGCCGAAAAAAGGACTTGAGAAGAGAAGATATTACATTTACGTCGCTCCATCTAggatcctaaaaaaaaaaaaaaaacagtaaccaaaaagaaaaataaataatcaaatgaattacattaattaaataacaaatgtaTAATACACATATACGATAAATGCATAACGATACATTATTTTACCTggagattaatattttcgaaacctTTGTTCACGCTATCTGTTAAATGTGAAATAGCAGCGGTATTACCGGGTACCCTATAAATGCCAACCACTTCAAGACCCCTCGCTTCGACAATACTGGTACACATTTCGACGATCAATGGTACATATTCTGAGAAAGATGACTGTGACcaccaaataaaaaaaaatttttaatcatttagaaTATACGATAGTTTgtctcgaaataaaattaaaaatgtatatacgtatatataattaccgGTGGACAGAGTTCGAGTGGAACTTTAAAAGTAGCACCTTCTGGTGGTAATTGCGTGGTTGGAGATGAAGGAGATGCCGTTTGACCGTGCATTTTTCGTAACTGTTTCGCAACTCTACCTTTCCACGTCTTGGTTTTCGGAGAAACTAAATTATCGATCGTTTGACTCGGTTTTCGAGTCTTATTTATCGGCGATTGTCCGGTCGGAGATCTGTTCCTAAAGGAAGTTAATTTCTTGATACCTTTGTGTCCTGGAAGAGGACTCAATCGTTGACTACCGCTACCACTACTAGTCGACACTGTCATTGTTACAGAGTTCATTTGACATGGTGAAGAACTATTCGTAGGTCCTGGTGTTTGTGGGACAGCTTGTTGCTTCAAAGTGCTATTTTGAGCAATTTCCTAAGtacaattaaatgaaattaaattataataattaatgttacggACGTTTTTCTCACAAATTactttttccaaattaaaaaaatttaaaaaattttttaaaaatcgcaaGCTTAAACTCTTACAGATGGCTTTTCAGCGGCAGCATGCTCATGTAATGCTCGTAACCAAAGTGCCATGGATGCCGCATCTTCGGTCTGCAGTAAAACTTCTGCGTTTGGATTGGCCAATCGTAACACGTGTTTACGTTTCGTGTAATCCTCTGCGATATCTACAAGGGAACATCTTACGTCCACGCTTTGAGCTACATTTTCACCGTCGCAGGCCAACGAAGGACTCTAAAGACGTTCGGAAATTATAAACGTGTAAAAACGTGTAACAAtacatcatttttataaaattgatcggTATAAAAATGTATGCGACATTTCAAAATACCTGATTTTGACGATCCTTGTAAAAGAAGAGAATAGGTCCACGAAGAATACCCCACAATTGTTTCCATGAACGATCGGAAGATCGctgaaattcaataaataatttacgaaatataataattttaaacgtaaATAATTGAGAAGCGTCATTatcatatacaattatatgaaatataacttTACCTTTCCATCTAATACGGTAAATTTTACATGCAGAGGTCCTTCTCGTTCCATTTGACCAACATCTTTTACGATATCCGTGACAGCTGGTTCCCGAGTGTTGCCGCTGAAAAGGTGAAATGTACTTTTTAGGAAAATTCTTTatcaattacttatttttaatgaaaacgcATTTCTAAATCTTTCTCTAATCTAACCGATATAGCGAAAGGAACGAACTACGCGTTTCGACAAATCAAcgattccctttttttctttcattaccaCTTCATTACCGAGCTCTACTTCGAAGCAACAATACACCTATCTATGTaaacaaaaatctttaaacgaaacgaaaaattaattgtaaggAAGAATTAACGCGCGGTTCTACGAACGATTAGTTATTAGTGATTACTGGTTAAAAGCAGACAAATCGAGCGATGGAGTTATTAATATGTTGCGTTCAATTCAGAAACGTTGACGAGCACATAATAAAAACGCGACGAAAGGCAAGATTATTGGGGAAAACGGAATGCAGCATCTTTACGCTTTTCTCAACATGTACTATCCTCaccgattaatatttttgtttaaacttGCAGATTGAGTCACTTCCTCGAAGATGCGACGAAGCGATGCTATATCGTTTGGAAGTAGCCGCCATCTCTTATGAATGCTGAAAATATGGACGGAGGCAGAACTTGATGTATACTCGCGACTGGTCTACTACGATAATACTATGACAGGCAAGTAGTCCACATTCCAAACAGCATAGGaaagttatatattcataCGTGACAGAAAATGCGCAATATACCGTGGATAGACCTAAAAGCTTCGTATTATCGCGACAGTGATCTCGAAGATTTACCTTCTAGAAGTATGAATAACAGGCTCGTAATCGCTTAATTCCAAATCACTGTCAACATGAATTCGTTCACCCCAAGTTGCTTTTAAGTAAGACACTCTTCTTGTGGCACGATCTTCATCCGCTATAGAacgaacaaatataaaaataataattatttcaataaagaatTCACTCGAtgaacaatattattcaatattattttacatacttACCGATCTGCGTATTCTTTTGTCGTCTGAATACAACTTGGTTATTGTGCGTATCATTATCCGATGGTAACATACCTTCGAGACACAAAGAatgttttgattaattaattaaggatATTACAcgatataacatttaaaataaaatgatttaatcctaatcgaaattataaaaagaataaaatagagaattaggtagattaatatagaaaaactaACCGTGTTCAGTTTTAATGATTTGCGTGTAATCATCTTGTTGTTGACTTCTAGATCCTTTCTCGACAATTATCGCATTTTCGTCGCTACTTCTAGTCGTATCCACATAAATGCTATCAtcatttccatttatattaCGCTTTCGTTCAGTGTCGTCCTGTCTTCGTGACCAATGGTGCCTAGCAGTTTCCAACATGTTATTCGCGCTCGTCGACTCCCATGATTCTGCGCTATTACTACGAATTCTTGATTGTACATGTTCCCCATCTATGATTCTTGGATTCGATGTTTCTGGAAATGGTaggtatgatataaaaattgacgaaacattagaatatttttgtaaattgaaacgatatttGCGATGTTAGTATGTTTCAACGCTGtaacattttgaatttaaaaaaatcatattgtacatctatataaaagtaaatctcGTGCAAAGTAACGACACAACATTAAAATCTGTGCGATATACAAatagaacataaaaaaaaataaaagatgaataCAATGaatgtaagaaataaaatttgagacaAAAGTGAGTGAACGAACGAACTTaagttaaaaaaggaaaaagggaagagGTGCACAAAAGAGTAAGAGTGAGAGTGAATGAAAGCgagcgaaagagagaaagagagagagactgcAACACACATTTAACTAATTCATCTCTCTCTTCTACCTTCTAAAGTATTATAGTTGATCGGTGGTTCACAATGGATCTGTTTGCTGCCTATGGGAATTATTCTGTTTCCTTTTAATCCGCTACCTAAATATTCATAGTAGCATATTAAGAAtggataataattggaaagatgcgtataagagaaatatataattatctatgtgtaaaatttttctctgtgttttgttgtttttcattttgtttacaatatttatctaccgtaatttttcttatatattaaaagtagaactattatagattaataaaacatatgataaaaggagagagaaaaaaatataaataaacaactaCATAAGAAAACTCACCACTGTCCAAAGATTTAGTTTCCCTTGTCGATACAGGTGGTAATCTCCTTGGTTCTTGAGCTTCGgctttcgattcgaattctcTTTTCCGAACAGCAACATTTGGTACGCTACGTTTGTTCGACAATCTTGAAAGTTCACTTCGATAAAGGTTAGTACGATCACCAGTCGGTTCATCGTCGTCGCTCAAAAGTCGGCCCGATTCGAATTGTTTGGCTCGTTTCGATACGATTTGAAGTCCTTGCGGAAGTATAGGGAATTTATCGTTCATCTTTTTCTCAGGTCCGGGAGACGAAGGTAAAGAAGAAGCGCCATTTCTCCCATCTATAGATTGTCGTTCACCGGAAAGTAAAGCGCCCACGCTCGCTATATTTTCGTGTATTCTAGACAAAGTTCCAACAAAATTGCTCGATTTGCCTACATTTCGTTGTAATTGTTGCTGATGTTTATCAGATTCTTTCGAATCTCGATTATCGTCACAGCTGGACGGAGTACTCAAACGATCACATACGTTAGGTGTTACAATTTGCTGATGCATATACTCCAGAGGATGAGTCGTGTTAGAAGTTTCTTCGATTTGCTCGTTTCGGGaagtaaaataatcaatttcttcCGCCCCATCGTTACTGCTCTTCATTCTTTGAACGTTCTGATTAGACGAGGATTTATCGGACACAAGTTTTCCAGGGAAAGTTCTGTTACTATTTTGAGCACTTTTCAATATCGACAATTGTTGATCTTGTTTCGAATCGGTCGGTGGCCAAACTTGTTTCTGAAATTTCTGCGGTCTTGCGTAGAATTCTCTTGGAATAACGGTTCCGTTGTTATTGTTTCGAACAGGAGATTCCGATCTCTCTTCGGGCAGAAACCAACCGATCGGTTGACTCGGCCGtcgtaaaaattcttctttttgttcGAAACTTTTGCGAAGCCTTGTCATAATAATCGAATCGTCGATATTCGTATTTCCGATATTTATTCCGCTGCTCGAACTCGTCCCACTATTCGCTCTGTGACCACTCAAATTTCCGTTTCTTCCATTTTCGTTCCTACTTTCATTCGCTTCGTTCCCGACTAGAGTAGAACTGGATTCGTAAGAAGATGGGTCGTTGGCATGGATCGAAGAAGAATCCCTTCTGGAATCGATACCGAATCTAGAACGTGGCTCGCAGGATCTAAGCGCGTCCGTGCTAAGATAGCTTGccgtttcaaaattattaatcatcgaGCCACTGGTACTTCCTTCGCTTGCTCGACGTGAACTGATTCTTTTTGAAGCAGGCCGATAAATAGGTACTTGCGGTTCCGCTCGGGATAAAGGAACTCGTGTCAAACTCGAATGTTGATGAGATTGCTGTTGTttctgttgttgttgttgttgttgttgtggcGATTCTTgttgataatgatgataattagGAGGATGAGGATGAtagtgatgatgatgatgatgatgatgatgagaaGAATGATGATCGATATTCGTCCTTAACGATTCCCCGAATCGAACAGGTTCATATATCGGATCTTTGATCCGATCGTAAATCTGATCGCTATTGGTTCTCGAATAGATAGATTCGGAACGCGTCCTGTCAAAATGAtcgtatttatcattatatttcatatcggATTGCATGGATCTATCGTATGATTGCATTACGGTTAAATTCGATGTATCTTTTCCTAATTGTTGCGGCTGATTACGTAATTTTACTTTGTTGTCTTCCACCGACTCGTAACGACTAATTATTTCTTGGGAAGGTTTAGAACGATAAATCGTACTTTTAGCCGATTGCGTTTTGTCATTACTCTCCGACGATTGTTGAATTTCTTCGGAAAAATCTTGATCCCGACTGGAAACGCCATCGTCGATCAATGGTCGAGCTAGTTCTTGATCCTGGCATAACGGCGTAGGCATTGAACTTGGTGCCGAACAAACCCAAGATTGTCTCGTCCTTGGCGACAAACCAGGAATCATACTGACAGATCTACGTTGCCTATGCCCACTTCTTTCCGGGGAACGTAACCGCGGTCGTTGATTCGTTTCAGGATTATGAGCCGTCTCGCCGAAATATCGTTGCAAAATATCGTCCTCCTTGGAAACCACGAGAAGCCGTAGCCAAGGTCCTGCCTGTTGAATACGTTGAACTACTTTTGCGTATTGTTCACCGCGTGTTGGTTTCCCGTCAACAGAAACGACCCGATCCCCTGTTCGTAGACCTGCTTCGGCCGCTGGAGAGTTCTCGCGCACTTGTTTCACAAATATCGTATCCATTGGCTCATCTATTTTCGTTCGTTCATGATCTGGTAGCATCTAatggaaatcaattttttccttttataaataaattgtatcaaaTTACGTAAAACTTGAATGGAATTTCAACACTTACGAAACAAGATTCTGGcggataaacaataaaatgacGAAGAGTAAAGCCAAAACCATTTTCTCCACGCTGCAACAATAATGTTCTTGGACTTCGAGGCGGCGAATTATCTTGAATCGATGGATTATCTTTCGTTGTCGCTGATGTAACACCGGCGACGATCCCGACATTTGGTCCTGTTGAAAGTGCCGATACTGCAGGTGGAGACGAACCATGttctatctaaaaaaaattttcttctttacctttttttcatttttgaacacgtactttataaatatgcgcgtaaataataatttcacacaACCAGTTTAtaccaaaaatataaaaatttgtattccaTTTTGAACGAtgatacataatttttctcaCAATTGTGACGATTATTCCTTTCCAATCCTTatcttctgttttttttttttatacgatcagagaaaaaagaaaaaatgaacataatatcgctaatgttaaattttttctaacaatttGTAACTAGGGAAAGAAATAACGGGAATAAAGATTAgcgatgaatttataaaataacaattgcaACAAAACTACGAaaaattcgagagagagagagagagagagagagagagagagagagagatgtgagaaaaaatagaaaatagaaatttaaaaaaataatacgttcaaaaataacaatggattaactaatttaaaaagttagaacatatatatatatacatatgtattattgaaaatattacgaattagTAAGCAAATGcatggaattaaaaatcttcataTTTAGCTTTCGAAAAGCACTCAACGATTCAATCTTTTCAGTTTCTTCCCTTTCTACGTCTCGAAAATGCGTTTCCCAGATTCGTTCACTAAAATAAACCGAATCAAAGTTTGGCACGATCATTTGGTTTTACGTACCGTGTGCGCCTGCCCAACCAACCCTTGAGAATTATTTCGGTCCTCAGCCATTGTGCTGTTTCCTGAAAgattggaaattaatattacgaaagtatcttaagaaatataagaataataaccatgagtaatattaaatctgtttcgtttaatatttcataattaatttcgtataCAGAATAaatgtatcgaaaaattttgttttacaaaatttcttttcatatttaaaagatttaagatAACGTTAATATCGAATATGTTTCTCAATCTTACGTGtaatatatactaaaattattatacgtacatgtatatacatatatatatatatatatatatatacatgcataGACATCGAACGGTTGAACAGCGAGCCATTCTACTTTCTCTGTAACGCGACATACtttcatgatataatttactctacttttgttttaatttgtcattttaacattttttaaaatataaaaataaaatatatgttaatttacaaaataagcAAGTTTTATATTGAAcggaaaaaatgtttatctcATGATCttgattattctataaataaaatatttttcgacctAAATAGAAGGTAAAACAATAAAtcgtattatatgtattaccTATTTTAGATACAATTGAATATATCCAATGCTTTTTGCTTATTCTATTCTAAGGAATATCCATTTCATGGATAGAATTTCTCTCTTCTATTTTAcatagtataaatttttcatatttaaaaatgttataaatagtttatagtTTCTTTAATCATTGCaagtgataattttatatatcgaagaaattagataattaaaatatttaaatatatattaaaaaattattcgtactATATTtgtaatcgaaatatatatatatataattttttgttttttttgtcattttactttttaattcttaaattaacttatgttttttttatgttttcatgtTTTCTCATTggttatatacaattaactatagaattatatacaatttaattatatacaatttgtgGACAATTCatacttttgtttttattcttgaattcATTTctgatcaaaattaattcaacgTACAAATCACTTTGctcatttccaaaaatatattaaccaATTCATAActgataaattaaatcgttaCTAAACATTGACGATTATTATGATAAGCCCGCGATTATTGTGATAAGCGGTAGGAAATTGAGAATGTAGCTTGCTGTTTTTTCTCAAGTAAgttatttcgttataaaaatattttttatagaaaaataaataaacaaatatatttatgtatcataTATCTATTCtcattcttttctaaatttttacacaataatttttcatgtttttctttaaattataatttataattataattatatcgaatatttttaaaatataacgttTCAAAATGTTCATTTAAATCGTGATatgttttgttaaattttttaaaaacaacaacacaattgcaataaattcaataaacaactcaataaacaaaatattttaaataattcgcgAAATTCAGTATATAATTCAGcctgtattatatatatgtacacattatatttgaaaaatcaaattggaGGGAAGTAGAAAAGATGAATATATACTCCGTGTATGTGTGCGTAGGAAGGAAAGGCGGAGGAAtgagatagaaagagagagaaatgtagTTACTAAACCTACAAATACACACCTTAAGTAGGAAGTGTCGCGCTTCCAGTGCTCGCAGCGCCCCTGTCGTTGCTCCCTCGTTTTTCCCGATAcgggaataaattaatttgtgctatgaaatttcgtttgtccttttaattttttccttcgctCTTATAAAGTTTTTCCACACCAATTATATGCAGacgaatcaaaaaaagaaacgccaGGCAGTGTATACTTATTAGGATGCTCGC
The sequence above is drawn from the Apis cerana isolate GH-2021 linkage group LG11, AcerK_1.0, whole genome shotgun sequence genome and encodes:
- the LOC107994952 gene encoding uncharacterized protein LOC107994952 isoform X1; this encodes MAEDRNNSQGLVGQAHTIEHGSSPPAVSALSTGPNVGIVAGVTSATTKDNPSIQDNSPPRSPRTLLLQRGENGFGFTLRHFIVYPPESCFMLPDHERTKIDEPMDTIFVKQVRENSPAAEAGLRTGDRVVSVDGKPTRGEQYAKVVQRIQQAGPWLRLLVVSKEDDILQRYFGETAHNPETNQRPRLRSPERSGHRQRRSVSMIPGLSPRTRQSWVCSAPSSMPTPLCQDQELARPLIDDGVSSRDQDFSEEIQQSSESNDKTQSAKSTIYRSKPSQEIISRYESVEDNKVKLRNQPQQLGKDTSNLTVMQSYDRSMQSDMKYNDKYDHFDRTRSESIYSRTNSDQIYDRIKDPIYEPVRFGESLRTNIDHHSSHHHHHHHHHYHPHPPNYHHYQQESPQQQQQQQQKQQQSHQHSSLTRVPLSRAEPQVPIYRPASKRISSRRASEGSTSGSMINNFETASYLSTDALRSCEPRSRFGIDSRRDSSSIHANDPSSYESSSTLVGNEANESRNENGRNGNLSGHRANSGTSSSSGINIGNTNIDDSIIMTRLRKSFEQKEEFLRRPSQPIGWFLPEERSESPVRNNNNGTVIPREFYARPQKFQKQVWPPTDSKQDQQLSILKSAQNSNRTFPGKLVSDKSSSNQNVQRMKSSNDGAEEIDYFTSRNEQIEETSNTTHPLEYMHQQIVTPNVCDRLSTPSSCDDNRDSKESDKHQQQLQRNVGKSSNFVGTLSRIHENIASVGALLSGERQSIDGRNGASSLPSSPGPEKKMNDKFPILPQGLQIVSKRAKQFESGRLLSDDDEPTGDRTNLYRSELSRLSNKRSVPNVAVRKREFESKAEAQEPRRLPPVSTRETKSLDSGSGLKGNRIIPIGSKQIHCEPPINYNTLEETSNPRIIDGEHVQSRIRSNSAESWESTSANNMLETARHHWSRRQDDTERKRNINGNDDSIYVDTTRSSDENAIIVEKGSRSQQQDDYTQIIKTEHGMLPSDNDTHNNQVVFRRQKNTQIADEDRATRRVSYLKATWGERIHVDSDLELSDYEPVIHTSRSIHKRWRLLPNDIASLRRIFEEVTQSASLNKNINRGNTREPAVTDIVKDVGQMEREGPLHVKFTVLDGKRSSDRSWKQLWGILRGPILFFYKDRQNQSPSLACDGENVAQSVDVRCSLVDIAEDYTKRKHVLRLANPNAEVLLQTEDAASMALWLRALHEHAAAEKPSEIAQNSTLKQQAVPQTPGPTNSSSPCQMNSVTMTVSTSSGSGSQRLSPLPGHKGIKKLTSFRNRSPTGQSPINKTRKPSQTIDNLVSPKTKTWKGRVAKQLRKMHGQTASPSSPTTQLPPEGATFKVPLELCPPSSFSEYVPLIVEMCTSIVEARGLEVVGIYRVPGNTAAISHLTDSVNKGFENINLQDPRWSDVNVISSLLKSFFRQLPDSLLTAELYPMFIDADKVEDPQRRMTTIRKLLRDLPEHHFATLKYLMFHLKRIVEHSEVNKMEAKNLAIVFGPTLVRASGSRDNMVTMVTDMSHQCRIVESLLNNVDWFFSDDDLDDLSRLSVNLSLPADTSEIETTTSSNNHNLLLNNIQKVEGVREMASAKDIVSSIISAANRKIQRRRKCQDETDNETHEVDKPRMKQDTENLQNRRSMALNERQCSVSEIVLMHENQNQSNRSIDRSTDRSDDRSPTLDGIAHASTDDIIADCAITNRDMLNNHDNVVPSEKSNKYLNRTIESVPSMQSPIHRSTVSSTSESSRLSSETGLSCFDASSTLSSASNDTKQSNDEITIRTYAGLSATTQERIRRFEQETKAMLQRDQNRQRREAERREEERRRIETEWQLAKNEMENDDLLDSIVDSTVMTPTAYLSSATRLSNFNDKSYLDIGSRSTGRVPHLSIAVQQQPTSVRRVSLLANESTTILPQENISDSTIKKLKTDTEQILEGSTLSSIRYGSLDSLHETHEISQSSLSPTNQQRKPLSSDVSDDAGSCFLQWTQKILTINKKLSRQTANPGFWWYISSHLHGTASPPGPASKTAGPSPMPMSMPMSIPLSMPISMPMSIPMPMSMPGRMQVPGSVSDADDIDVVQRSSTPIASSSRVPASEPSEFSEPIEPVEQSPPRGVSSGSGAGLSSKTLNRFLRGSDLLTSLTTTFDRKWRSLVNSSNQTIRGTTMENLSLSDEDAVITQRDSQNLRNQRGGGGGGGGGLREEKDQEKTTISQSSFSIESYRDPSLHKMCIEKHQYDRQKNDAPEKDTDSSVTENSSVDRLDDDAIPDNDRSAIARKKIESSKETVYESSPDTNQAQEYCRIEKEASVNLSQSDKVADDAKDLNRRDTDSNYSNKLEKFESLTKFEVRSRLKRSESLNKRSENTSSKLKRSESLNKHSVERLSSPTNGKLKRSESLNKHSERSDSPNSKLKRSESLTKTEKTECNISKRRQSVRKDSATKLKRKNGMPERSIKRRHTVGGTKDFDKVHWLDNKLQVEAERVVKNEYRPKKSQLRTSSPDLSTGRIGLTDASFLIEVSFRGPSNVVFNVTNARPQSLPDTSLASKVFKVPLESHV